The DNA segment CCGCCAAACAGTTCGTTGGCAAACACGCATCGCCTTTCTGCGTGCCACACCAACTCGCTGAACAGAAAGCCCCCGCCACAAAAAAACGCCCCCGCCGTTTGGCGGGGGCGACTTCGTCACCGCGTGATGTTATGGATTGAGAATCAGCGGCGCGAAGAGTTTGTACCACTTGGCGACGGTGGTGATTTCCGCCGTAGCCACAGGGCTGACATCCAACGGCTGAGTCGCACCCTGCGAGTACACCAGCACGGCGGCGGTGTCCATGTCACCATCCTGGGCGCTCATCGGGATCGTCACCACCACGTTGAACGTGTCAGAGTCACCCGGTGCCAACGGACCAACCGAAGCAGGTGCGGTAGCCGTCCAGCTGTTGCCCACCACCTGAATCGTGAACGAGTCCGTCGAAGCCCCCTGGTTGTGCAACGTCAACGTATAAGTGACCTCATCACCCGGATAGGCGCTCATGGTTTGCGTCGCCGGCGTCAGCGAAACCGCGTACGTCGGGACGGTGACGCTGGCGCTGGTCGTCTCGACCTTGCTACCGGGGTTGTCCGTCGTCGAGGTCACCGTGTTGGTGTAGACACCCGGCGTTGCCCCGTCGTCAACCGTCACCTGGTACGTCAGCGTTGCTTGTTGTGCCAGCGGTTCCATATCGAAGCAGATCGCCATCCCATCATGCAGGTTAATATCATCATATGGGAATGGCGCCACGCCAACCGTACCGTCGCCGTTTTCGATACCCACCGTGCCCCAATTGGGCATTGCCATCGAGATGTTGTCGTACGCAAAGATGATGTCATACGGACCGGCGTACGGATCACGCTCGATGAAGATCTGCATATCGAGCGTCTGCGTAATCGCTCCCCATTCATATACATCATCGTATTCGATGATATGCGCCACCGGGATGCCGCCACTGGTCAGGTTCGCTATCGTGACACCGTAGTTATTCGCGGCATCGTATTGGATGACGAAGTCATGCCAGAAGAGCGCCAACAGGTTGTTGACATCATCCGGCCATGGGATGGGGCGGTTGATCCACGGATTCGTGTACACCGACGGATCATCGAACGCCAGGAAGCCATCGTCGGTGAAGTAGAGTGTATTGGGCATTGGCTGGCCAAAGTACGTAATGTTGGCCGGATCGCCGCTCAACGACAGTGAGAAGACCTGCGTATCACCCGAAAAGGACGCATCGGCGGAAATGCCAAAGGCCGCCAGATCCAAGTAAGCGTCCGGTTTGCCGTCCAAGGTTGAGAGCGGCACCGCACAAGCCGGGTCATCGTCGCTGGTGGTCCAGGTGTAGGTGAAGCCCGGTTTGCTCATGGAGAGGTCCCAGACAATCTGGTTCCCGCTCGTCATCACCGTCCCGCTTGAAACGGAGATTGAACCGGGCACCAGCGACAAGCCGGCCGGGATGGTGTCAGTAATGGTGTACATCAGGTCTTCGGGCAGGGTGTTCGGGTTGACCGTGATGGTAAAGGTCGCCGTTTCACCCGTCCCAATAACCTGGCGGTCGGCCGTCTTTTGCACGTCGTCTTCAATGCGATGCAAGTCAACCAGCACACGGCCGATGTCGTCCGGCGAGGCGGGGTTGCTGCCCACATCGAAGGCAGCGTAGTAGCGATCGCCTTCCGTCAGGGTTGGGATATCCCAGTAGAGACGCAGGTCATACGGCGTTTCCGCCGGTACGGTCATGGGACCCGTGACCCACATTTCCATGGTGTCCGTTCCGGGCACCACTGCATACGAGAAGGTGATGTCGTCCGCCGCACCCGTACCAGCCCAGCTTTGCACCAAAATCCACCAGACGCCGGCTTGCGGGTCGTCAATGTTGCAGTATTCCACAAACGAGGATGTGGTGCTCTTGCATTGTTCAGTCACTTCGCTGGGTGTTGAACCGGTCCCGACAAACAAGTCCACGTCCGGCGCTTCGGATTCAAAGACTTCCGCCACCAGGCGCGTGGCGCTCACCGGCACGGTCACCGTCACCCAATGCACCTGGCTCAGGTCGTCATACGGATCACCGTTGGTGGCATCTTCCACCAGGCTCACCGTCTCAACCGTCCCCTTCGCCGGGCCATACATCGTCGTCGTGAGATCGGTAATCTCGATAGAGATGTTATCCGGCATCAGATACGAGCCGGCATTGCGGCGCGCTTCGACCGTGACGCTATCCGGCAGCACACCCGACGTGGGCAGGACGGCCACGGGCATATGCCCACCCACAACCTGGACCCCCTGCGTCGTTACTATCGGCATAATATCCACCTGGCCGAAGACCCACGCACCATCCGGCAGACCGGTGACATCCACCGTCACCGTAATGATCTGCGTTCCGCCTGCCGGCAACGTAAAGGTCATCGGCTCAACCGTAATCGTGCCGGACATGATGGTCGCGCTGGTCCCGTAGTCCACGGTAATGGGCAACGTGCTGGTCAGAGTACGCGTCCACGAGCACGTTTGGAGACAAGCACTGTCGGCCAGGCTGGCAATATTGAGCGCACGCGGGTCACCACCCGTACTTGGGTTGGCGGCCACGTAGTTCGCTTCGGTTTCGTCGAGCACAAAGCCCACATAGGGCGCCATGCTCAAATCAACACGCCCAGCACCGCGATCGAAGGGATCGGCAGGCGTCGTTTCATCGCTGTCCAGCACTGTGGTATCCGCCGTCAACATCAACGCGGACTTAATTTCATCCGGCGTCCAGTTCGGGTAAAGCCCACGCATCAAGGCCGCCGAACCAGCCGTGTGCGGGCTGGACATCGAGGTCCCGCTAATCATGGCGAATTCCGGCTCCGGCGAGACACCATCCGTTTTATACGCCGCCAGAATGCTCACACCCGGGTTCGTCACATCCGGCTTGATGACATCATTCGTCGCCGGGTCAGGACCGCGCGAGCTAAACGAGGCCATAATGTCGCCGTTGCTCGGGTCCAGGTCGAGTGTGGTGCCCATAATGGTCGCCGTATAGGTGCCAGTGGGGTCGCTCAACCAGGCGCGCAGTTGTTCACTTGCCGTATACCCCAGGTGGACAGCCGGCAAGACGTGTTGGTCGGCGCTGGTGGATTCACCATCAGCTGCCATGTTTGCCAGCACGAAACCACCCGCACCACCGGCGCGCACGTTGGCGCCTTTTTGCACACGCGCAATCTGACCGCGGTCACATACGACGATTTCGCCGTTGAAAGTCCCCGGAGCAAATGGCTGGAGACATTGAGCGTCGTCGGCGTCCGTGTCACCGTCCCCGTCGTTATCATACCAGCCAGCGTACACAATCGGGGCAGGACCGTAGCCAGGCGTCACGCTCGTGCCATACAGGTCGGGCGGCGGCGTGCCTACCGTGCCGGTCATGTTGATGAGAGCGTTGATCATCTTGCGGTTGTGGGTGCTTGCCCCCACGGAAATCATCCAGGGCGCATCGGCGGGCGAACCAATGGTCGATGGACCAGGGCCCGAGTTCCCAGCCGACGTCACCGGGACAATGCCGGCACTCCACGCCCCAAAGAAGGCTTGGGCGTCAGCGTCGTTCCAGGGGTCGCTCGATCCACCACCAATGGAGTAGTTGATAACATCAACACCGTCCACAACCGTCTGATCAATAGCCGCCACCAACGCTACACCAGCACAGCCCTCAGGACCACAGGCGTCATACGCGACAATGTTGGCGTGCGGCGCCACACCTGAAATCTTGGTGAAAGCAAAGACTGGCGTCGGCGGATAGACGGGATCCGTTGCTGTCGTGGAGTAGAGCGTGGGCGAATAGACGACGTTCCCAGCGGCAGTGCTCGCCGTGTGGCTTCCGTGGCCGTCACCATCTTCGGGACCGTCGCTTTCATCGCCAACGGCATCGTGGAAGTCCCACACACCAATCAGCTTGTCATTACACACCCACTGCGGGTCATAGTTCGCATTGTTGGGATCACACCAGCCAACATAGTTGCCGGCTCCCCACGGGTTTGTGTGGTCGTATCCGTCGTCACCCACATCAGCAAACGAGGGGTGGTCCATGTTGATACCGGTGTCAATCACACCAACAATGACGCCTTCACCCTTGTAGGCAAAGTCATTCCAAATGGTAGGCGCGCCAATCCACTCGGGTCCTGCATCGGTGAGCGGGTAGCGGTAGAAGTTGCGCTGCACCATGCGCACACCGGGGACCTTGGCAACGGTCTCAGCCTCATCGGGGCTCAGACGAATGGCGAAACCGTTGAAAGCCACCTTGTAATCAAACAATTTCTCAACGTCGCGCCCCAACGCCTGTTCGATAGCGTTCAGCCGTTGGGCATGCAACGTATCCAGATACGCCAGGTACGCCTGGCTTGCGGGGCTGGTGACATCAAGTTTGCGCGCACCGGTCACGCTGTTCGCGGTGGGCGCCAACCCTTGAATGCCACCTTCATACAATGCAAGCGGGGGTTCCTTCATCTGGACGATATACCATTCATCGCCCTTGGCATCCTTGGGCTGAATCACACGCCCTTCATCACCCAACGAAAACGGAGAAACGGGCTCGGCGGTTGCAGGCTCAAGCTGCAACTTTTCGCCTGCAGCGGGGGTTGGCTGTTCCGCTCGCACAACGGTAAAGACGGAGACCGCCGCCAGCAGGACAGCCAGCATTACAGCTATACGCGTTTTCATGAAAACTCCTCCCGGTCTGGTCATTGACCTGTTGACAAATACGGGAAACTTGCAGAGGACGAGACGACAAAAAGACCGTCAACACAAGCAAGACGTTTGTGTGCGCTCTCACCTCCTTTCGTTCTGTGTAGCCTCTTTGCCACATGTATGTTGAACGGAACAGTGCAAAATGGGGAAAACTGAGACCGGTAGATTGGGCAATGTGGTACTCTGGCAGCAACGCAAGGCAGGACCAGTACCACACGCCATTATATCAGTGTGTTGAAGGGTGTCAATTCACTTGAAAACAGTTTGCCACCGCAAAATAAAAATGGGCTGCCATTTTCAGCAGCCCGTTTTTTTGGACACCCATATGATTTCAAGGATTGAGGTAATCTTTCAGCCGGCGGCTCCGGCTGGGGTGGCGCAGTCGGCGCAGAGCTTCACCTTCAATCTGGCGGATACGTTCGCGTGTAAGCCCAAACTTTTGCCCCAGCTCTTCCAGCGTATGCGCGCGCCCATCCACCAGCCCAAAGCGCAAGCGCAAAATACGCGCCTCGCGCGGGTCAATGGTACTCAGTGCACGTTCCAGCTCCTGGCGCAGTAACTTGTTGCTGGCGACATCCGTTGGGGCGGGCGAATCTTCATCTTCAATGAAAGCGCCCAATTCGCTGTCTCCATCTTCACCCACCGGCTTTTCCAGGCTCAACGGGCGGCGGCTGATACGCAACATCCAGCGTACTTTTTGAGGTGAAATGTCCATCGCTTCGGCAATTTCTTGCGGCGTCGGTTCGCGGCCCAGCTTTTGCTCCAATTCACGGCTCACGCCATACAACTTGCGAATCCGATCGCTCATGTGAACCGGCACGCGGATGGTACGCCCCTGGTCGGCAATCGCACGTGTAATCGCCTGGCGAATCCACCATGTGGCATACGTGCTGAACTTGTACCCACGTTTGTAGTCGAACTTGTCCACCGCACGCATCAAACCCAGGTTGCCTTCCTGAATCAGGTCGAGGAAGGGCACACCCTGGTTCATGTACCGCTTGGCAATGCTCACCACCAACCGCGAGTTTGCCTTGATGAGGTGATCGCGCGCCATCTCACCCAAACGCACAAGGCGTTCCAGCTGCGCTTTTTCAATATCATCAGCGTATTCACCCGCTTCCAGGCGTTCGCGCGCCATGCGGCCGGCTTCCATCTGCTTCGCCAATTCGACTTCCTGCTCAGCAGTCAACAGCGGCACGCTCCCGACTTCGCGCAGGTACAGGCTGACTGTGTCTTCAATATCAATGCCTGAAAGGTCATACACCGGCGTTTCCGGCACAGCCGATTCCATATCCATCTGCAGCTCATTCCAGGAAGCAGGCGTTTGCCGCGCCATTTCGGCTTTGGCTTCTTCCTCGGTCTGAAAAACGCGAATGCCCTCTTCTTCGAGCAACTCAAAAATTTCATCAAGCTGGCTCAAGGCTTCTTCCGCCTCAGGAAACACATCCAACAGCTCATTGGCGGTCACATAGCCGCGCTCGCGCGCTTTTTCGAGCAAGGCTTTGGCGCTTTGAATTTGTTCTTGCACCGTATTCACTGAAACACCTCCTACACAAAGAACCAGCGCCACAGAGATGAACAATACTCCTGGCGCTGGCGTTGCATGGTCTGCGAGCAAATCAGGGAGAAAGCTTTTTTCAAGAAACAAAAATCCTTTCCGGAACGGCTACCGCGTGAGATTATATCATATCAAAAGAAGCGTTGTCAACCCCTTTTGTGAAAAATGGAACTCTTTCATATTTTTTGCTTTGAAATGATATTTTACTAAACGCAACAACCTATTTATGCTTTATCTTTTTAGCAGAAAACAACGATAACAACACAATCATTTCGAGCGCATCTCCCTTCTCTGCCACCATCAACAGCGCGTACTGACACGCATCCGCAAAATGCGGCGCTATTTGTCGCCCCTCAAAAGCCTTGTATGATGTCGACAAAAACTTAGCAAGGGAAACTATCATGCGCGCAAAACGGCTATTTGGCACTGAACCGTGGCATCGCACCCTGGCGATTGCCTTCCTTGCGCAACTCATGGCGGGGCTGGGGTTTTCTCTGGTCTTTCCCTTTCTCCCGCTCTACGTGCAATATCTGGGTATCCGTACCAGCGGCAGTGTGGAGTTTTGGTCGGGGATTGTTTTTGCGGTACAAGCCTTCACGATGATGCTCAGCGCCCCCGTGTGGGGGAGCCTGGCCGACCGCTATGGGCGCAAACTCATGGTCCAACGTGCAACCTTCGGCGGGGCGGTCATTCTCCTGGCGATGGGGTTTGCCCGCTCCGCAGAAGAATTGGCCATTCTCCGCGCCATCCAGGGGCTGATTACCGGCACCGTCACCGCCACCATTGCGCTGGTGGCCGCCGCCACGCCGCGCAAGCACAGCGGCTTTGCGCTTGGATTGCTGCAAGTGGCGCTTTGGGCAGGCATCGCCGTCGGTCCCGTCATTGGCGGCGTCATGGCTGATACGGTCGGCTTTCGCGCCACGTTCATCCTCACGTCCACCTTGCTCTTTCTGGCCGGCGTGCTGGTGCATTTCGGCATTCACGAACCGCCACGCACACCACAACCCACAGAAGCGCGCCCCAGCCTGCTGCAAAGTTGGCGCGAGGTGCTCCATTTGCCCGGCGTGCTGCCGACCTTTGTCGTGCGTTTCCTCAACAATGTAAGCCGCATGTCCGTGATGCCCCTGCTTCCGCTCTTCGTTCAATCACTGATGAGCAACAGCAACGCCGTCGGCACGATGACGGGGCTGGTCAGCGGTATCGGTTCGGCAATGAGCACATTGAGCGCTGTTGTGTTAGGGCGTGTGGGCGACAAAGTCGGGCACAAGCGCGTGCTGGTGTTTGCCGCCATACTGGCCGCCGCCGGCTATGTGCCGCAAGCACTGGTGACATCACCCTGGCAGTTGATTCTGCTCAATGGCATTACCGGCGCTGCGGTGGGGGGGATTTTGCCGGCCTTGGGGGCGTTGCTGGCGCAATACAGCCCACCCGGCCACGAGGGTGCGGTCTATGGGCTGGATGCTTCGGTCGGTTCAGCGGGGCGCACGGTGGCGCCCATCGTCGGTTCAGCCATTGCCATGTGGTTTGGCATTCGCGCGACGTTTGTTTTTGCGGGCGCTGTTTTTGCGCTGGCGGCGCTTCTGGCGCTCCGATTGCCGCCGCCATCCGAAGAAATGGTTGAAGAAGAGGAAGGGGTGGAAAAAGAAATCGAGAAGGCGACTGCAACCCTGCGACCGCTGGCGCGCTAAGCCCCGCCCTGTTGCTGGCGTTGCCAGACAAGCCGCACCACCTCCCATTCAAACCAGGCCATCGCCAGGCTCAATTGCAAGCCCAGCAAGCCATCGCGCCAGCCCTGCCAGCGCACATAACGCCGCCAAAACCCGCGCAATGGTTGCAAGAAGAAGGTACGCACGCGCACGCGCCGCCCTTCGATCACCCACCGCTCGGCTTCATACCGGGCGTAGGCGGCTTGCTTGGCGAAAAATTCACGCCATGAGTCGTAGTTCAAGTGCACAAGCGGCGTTTGCAAATAACCGGTTTCGCCATCCACAGCCGCCACTTCATGTACCACCTCGGTGGTGTCGTAATGCGCGTGCCCCTTTTTCAACAATCGCAACTGGTAATCGGGCGCCCAGCCTGTGTAGCGGACTTCCTTCCCCCAAAAGAAATTGCGCCGCGGCACCCACCACCCCACTTCGGGGCGCTGGCTGCGCACGACGGCTTGCACCTCTTCCGCCAGCGCAGGGGGAACGCGCTCGTCGGCGTCCACAAAAAAGACCCACGCGCCACGCGCCATCTCCAACGCCGCCTGGCGCTGGTCGCCGAAGTGGGTGAAGGGGCGTTGTTCCACCCGCACCCCCGCCGCGCGGGCAATGTCGAGCGTGCGGTCGGTGCTGCCGCTATCCAACACCATCACTTCATCCGCCCACCCCAGCGTTTCCAGGCAACCGGGCAAGTGGCGTTCTTCATTGCGCGTCAATACCACCACGCTGATTGTCGGCTGCGGCATGGGCTATCCTCCACGCGCACGCTGTTTTTGCCACGCCAACCCCACCGCCACCAATGCGCGCACCAGCCACACGTAGGGGCGCGGGGCAAACTTGGTGTAGTAGCGTAAGCGGCTCCGCCACAAGGCGCGAAACATCTCTTCGCGAAACTGGCGAGTGCTTTGCCCCTCGTGGTGAATCACCAGCGCCGTGGGCACCAGTTGCAACCGCCAGCCAGCCTGTTTCATGCGGCGGCACCAATCCAACTCTTCCACGTACATGAAATAGCCTTCATCGAGCAAGCCCACCTGCTGAATGGCTTCGCGCCGCACCATGAGCGCCGCGCCCAA comes from the Ardenticatena maritima genome and includes:
- a CDS encoding S8 family serine peptidase, which translates into the protein MKTRIAVMLAVLLAAVSVFTVVRAEQPTPAAGEKLQLEPATAEPVSPFSLGDEGRVIQPKDAKGDEWYIVQMKEPPLALYEGGIQGLAPTANSVTGARKLDVTSPASQAYLAYLDTLHAQRLNAIEQALGRDVEKLFDYKVAFNGFAIRLSPDEAETVAKVPGVRMVQRNFYRYPLTDAGPEWIGAPTIWNDFAYKGEGVIVGVIDTGINMDHPSFADVGDDGYDHTNPWGAGNYVGWCDPNNANYDPQWVCNDKLIGVWDFHDAVGDESDGPEDGDGHGSHTASTAAGNVVYSPTLYSTTATDPVYPPTPVFAFTKISGVAPHANIVAYDACGPEGCAGVALVAAIDQTVVDGVDVINYSIGGGSSDPWNDADAQAFFGAWSAGIVPVTSAGNSGPGPSTIGSPADAPWMISVGASTHNRKMINALINMTGTVGTPPPDLYGTSVTPGYGPAPIVYAGWYDNDGDGDTDADDAQCLQPFAPGTFNGEIVVCDRGQIARVQKGANVRAGGAGGFVLANMAADGESTSADQHVLPAVHLGYTASEQLRAWLSDPTGTYTATIMGTTLDLDPSNGDIMASFSSRGPDPATNDVIKPDVTNPGVSILAAYKTDGVSPEPEFAMISGTSMSSPHTAGSAALMRGLYPNWTPDEIKSALMLTADTTVLDSDETTPADPFDRGAGRVDLSMAPYVGFVLDETEANYVAANPSTGGDPRALNIASLADSACLQTCSWTRTLTSTLPITVDYGTSATIMSGTITVEPMTFTLPAGGTQIITVTVDVTGLPDGAWVFGQVDIMPIVTTQGVQVVGGHMPVAVLPTSGVLPDSVTVEARRNAGSYLMPDNISIEITDLTTTMYGPAKGTVETVSLVEDATNGDPYDDLSQVHWVTVTVPVSATRLVAEVFESEAPDVDLFVGTGSTPSEVTEQCKSTTSSFVEYCNIDDPQAGVWWILVQSWAGTGAADDITFSYAVVPGTDTMEMWVTGPMTVPAETPYDLRLYWDIPTLTEGDRYYAAFDVGSNPASPDDIGRVLVDLHRIEDDVQKTADRQVIGTGETATFTITVNPNTLPEDLMYTITDTIPAGLSLVPGSISVSSGTVMTSGNQIVWDLSMSKPGFTYTWTTSDDDPACAVPLSTLDGKPDAYLDLAAFGISADASFSGDTQVFSLSLSGDPANITYFGQPMPNTLYFTDDGFLAFDDPSVYTNPWINRPIPWPDDVNNLLALFWHDFVIQYDAANNYGVTIANLTSGGIPVAHIIEYDDVYEWGAITQTLDMQIFIERDPYAGPYDIIFAYDNISMAMPNWGTVGIENGDGTVGVAPFPYDDINLHDGMAICFDMEPLAQQATLTYQVTVDDGATPGVYTNTVTSTTDNPGSKVETTSASVTVPTYAVSLTPATQTMSAYPGDEVTYTLTLHNQGASTDSFTIQVVGNSWTATAPASVGPLAPGDSDTFNVVVTIPMSAQDGDMDTAAVLVYSQGATQPLDVSPVATAEITTVAKWYKLFAPLILNP
- the rpoD gene encoding RNA polymerase sigma factor RpoD; translated protein: MNTVQEQIQSAKALLEKARERGYVTANELLDVFPEAEEALSQLDEIFELLEEEGIRVFQTEEEAKAEMARQTPASWNELQMDMESAVPETPVYDLSGIDIEDTVSLYLREVGSVPLLTAEQEVELAKQMEAGRMARERLEAGEYADDIEKAQLERLVRLGEMARDHLIKANSRLVVSIAKRYMNQGVPFLDLIQEGNLGLMRAVDKFDYKRGYKFSTYATWWIRQAITRAIADQGRTIRVPVHMSDRIRKLYGVSRELEQKLGREPTPQEIAEAMDISPQKVRWMLRISRRPLSLEKPVGEDGDSELGAFIEDEDSPAPTDVASNKLLRQELERALSTIDPREARILRLRFGLVDGRAHTLEELGQKFGLTRERIRQIEGEALRRLRHPSRSRRLKDYLNP
- a CDS encoding MFS transporter, whose product is MRAKRLFGTEPWHRTLAIAFLAQLMAGLGFSLVFPFLPLYVQYLGIRTSGSVEFWSGIVFAVQAFTMMLSAPVWGSLADRYGRKLMVQRATFGGAVILLAMGFARSAEELAILRAIQGLITGTVTATIALVAAATPRKHSGFALGLLQVALWAGIAVGPVIGGVMADTVGFRATFILTSTLLFLAGVLVHFGIHEPPRTPQPTEARPSLLQSWREVLHLPGVLPTFVVRFLNNVSRMSVMPLLPLFVQSLMSNSNAVGTMTGLVSGIGSAMSTLSAVVLGRVGDKVGHKRVLVFAAILAAAGYVPQALVTSPWQLILLNGITGAAVGGILPALGALLAQYSPPGHEGAVYGLDASVGSAGRTVAPIVGSAIAMWFGIRATFVFAGAVFALAALLALRLPPPSEEMVEEEEGVEKEIEKATATLRPLAR
- a CDS encoding glycosyltransferase family 2 protein, whose product is MPQPTISVVVLTRNEERHLPGCLETLGWADEVMVLDSGSTDRTLDIARAAGVRVEQRPFTHFGDQRQAALEMARGAWVFFVDADERVPPALAEEVQAVVRSQRPEVGWWVPRRNFFWGKEVRYTGWAPDYQLRLLKKGHAHYDTTEVVHEVAAVDGETGYLQTPLVHLNYDSWREFFAKQAAYARYEAERWVIEGRRVRVRTFFLQPLRGFWRRYVRWQGWRDGLLGLQLSLAMAWFEWEVVRLVWQRQQQGGA